The DNA region GTTTggcaaaaaaaaattaaaaagaaAAGATAATAAAGCGCGAAAGAACGGTCGTCGCTGTGTGAAAGGAGACTGTCGTCGCCTGTTCCGTTTGTCCACAACACGAGGATCCGACTCGATCGTTGAGGCTGAGGATCGAGAACACGAGCAAGTACTGGAGCAGCAGCATtagttaaaaaaaaaaagaggccaGATCCTGTCAGGACCAAATGGTCGTCTTATCTAGCTCTGCATCTGCCTGCCCTGCCCCAAGTGACTGGTAACTTGAGGAAGCAGTGAACAGAACCAGATTCTGACGGATCACCAAACAAGCACAGACTACAGAGTAGCGCGCCCTTGTCCCTGTCCTGTAGCCGCCACTCATTCGGTACCCTCACCAGCAGCGAGTCAGCCAGCCTGCATAATTAAAGTTCTCTACATGAGCATAAATAAAGATATAAATAGGTATTAGATCATTTGATGTATTTATAATGGCTTGCTCGTCTAGTCCCATGTAAGCCCTACTTAGGATACAGCTATACGAGTGTGATAAGCACATCCATCTTCAAGCCTTATCCGAGACCTCGCTGGGGAGTTCGGTTTCATAAATAATACTTCCCCCTGCTTAGGCGATTATCTCCGGACATGTCTCGTCCAAAATACGTCTTCAAACCCAATGCAACCCAACGCAAAACGGTTCTTCTACTTTTTGATTCATGGGCACATAGAAACTTTTTAGATACACGATTCATGGTATTTGACTCTTTTTGTCTCGTTTGTACTTGTGCAACTTAAGCTGCGTGTCTTCaaagtgtaatttatacatgtCACTGAACACGCCTAAGCTAGGTGTTTTCTTTGGTTGCTTCATCTGGAGCCGTGAACTCAAAGTGGCTAGTTGAATTTGCTGGTATGGTTTGCTAGGCTTCCAAGAACACACCGGTGGCGGTGTGAGGCATGACGGGTCCAATTTGCAAACCACTTTTGCATTTAGCTCGCTCAACTCGTGCGTTTTCATGTTCTAAAAGCACTAAAGTGAAGTAAACTTTGTGGATTGGTTTGATGACTGCTGCCTAGATGGATAAAGCTTGCATCACTTTAGTTTGGCCATTTGACCAAATTTGATCGCCATTTGTTTAGCTGTGGAAATATTTCCAGTAGCTAGGAACTCCTTTTTAAACCGGCACGAGCTGAAAACTGGTGCGACCAGGTTTtcgttttcttttttctttttctccttttgtGTGTGTACGACGGAGTTTGGCTGCCCGAACTGGGTGAAGGCTTAAAAGCTAGTAGCAACTTTGGTACTGCGAGATGGACGACAACTCGGAAAAGATGCAGAGGAGCACTTTCGGTCTTGCTTGCCAAGCAAATTCCACGTACGTCTCCTACGCGTTAGCACAGATTCCAAAGTGCTAAAAACTTTCAGCGACGGAGATTTTATTTCCTTTGGACAAAAAGTCAATGTTGGTCTTAGCCCTAGCCGTGGGGGTCTTTTTGGCCAAGGATTGAAGCGCCCAAAAGAGGAGGGTCGTCTCCGTGTGGAAGGAGAGTAGGCGGCAGGccaaaagaagaggaagaacaGTAGTCCTAAGGAAAAAAAATGGAGAAGAGGAGAAGAGAAAAAGGGATAGAAATAGAACGCTCAGAGTTGGAGCCGGCTCGACGAGGATCCAATTCGACCGTTGAGGCCGAGCCTGCCGCTGAGGATCCAGAACGTGAGCAAATACTGGAGCAGGAGGAGCATATCAGTGGGGAAAAAAATTAATCCAGATCCTGTCAGAACTAGAGGGAGCAGTAAATAAAACCAAGATTCTGAATTTCTGATGGATGGAAGTAGCCGACGCAGCCGCGGCCCCTTGTCCTGTACCCGCACGGCTCACCAGCCAGCCTGCCCTTGCGCTGCTGCCGTGCTGCCCTTCCCCCACTATAACTAGGCGGCGCATGTACAGACTGCAGAGCAGCACGGGCACCCCTCCCCTCGTGACTGAACTCGCTGGCTCGCCAGGAACGCTCCAGCTTCCAGCTAGGATCCGAAAGGAACTCACCACCAGCTCGTCCTTCGCTTCGCTCCTCTTCTACCTAGTGTCATAGTGTGAGGCGCAAGCTTGCGACATTTGAGCTCGTCTCGGTTTCTTTCTTGCTCTGttctgcttcttcttcttcatctccGGTGGGCTGCGCAATGGAGACGGCGTTGGCGCTGGCGGCCGCCGTGTTCCTCTTGTCCTCCACGCTCGCTGCTTCAGGTATGCACCAcgcattctctctctctctcgctccccccccccctccttttcctttcttttgttTTCATCAGGGTGCAGGGAGACATCTCCTTTGCTTTCCTGATGTGGTTCTTGGTGTTGGATTTATTTGTGGGagcttcttttccttttcatttCTATTTTCAAGATACTAGGCCCGAAAAGGCTTCCTTTGTTGCTCCATGGATCATCACATGTTCCCAAATAAATCCCAATAAAAATCCATCCCTCCTCTGTCCTCTCAACCCCTCACGCATTCTGTCCGTTCCTTGTCTTGGCGACGCTGGGCATGGCAGAGTTCTGCGTGTGCCGGTCGGACCAGCCGGTGACGgcgctgcagaaggtgatcgactTCTCGTGCGGGGACGGCGCGGACTGCTCGTCGATCCTGCAGGGCGGCGGGTGCTACAACCCCAACACCGTCGCCGCGCACTGCTCCTGGGCCGCCAACAGCTACTACCAGAACAACAAGGCCAAGGGTGCCACCTGCGACTTCGGCGGCGCCGCCACCATCTCCACCGCCGACCCCAGTACGTGCTCCCTCCCTCGTCTCTGATCTACTTATTATCATCTTCACACAGCTTTGCCATCTCATCTCATTTTGATGcgtctttttttctttttgcaggTTTCTCCGGGTGCACTTTCCCTTCGACTGCCAGGTACGGCATTGCCATCTGCTCCTCCTCCAGCACCAGAGCTTCATAGCACTtgctttttttctctctctttggAGATTCTTGTTGTAGAATAAGGTGTGCTCATTATGCCCTCCCTGCCACCCTGGCAACATGGTCAAATTGAGATTCTCAGAGACAACCTAGTCAATCAGCGCGCCCAACACCTAACACATTTCAGCCGCCCTGTTCATCACGCATGGTCCACCGACACTAGTATAAGCTACTGATTCATGGGAGCAAGGTGCAGCAATTTTAGCTGaatggtttaccttgcaagCAACAGCAGGCAGGAAGCTGCGCCAGCTAGAGTCtacttcttgtctgcatagccaTACCAATCGCGCGCATTCACCACACGTATTCCCCACCGACTGACATTGCTTCACAAGTTTTGGCAATTGGTTAGTTTGTTGCGACATCTGCAGCAGCGTGATGTGTGCAGTTTACTAGCAGCTCTCTCCATCCCTTTGCCCTCAAGCTGCCTCCCAGTCTTTCCCAACCAATTCGAACCGGAGCACACGCTTTGTCTTTGTCGACACCAAGTAGCAGCAGAGAAACGTTTTGCTTTCAGCCACCCGGCCGGCTGAATCGATTCGTTCCTGACGCTTATCTGGAATCCAAACCACCTGCTTTTTGTGCTGGACACCCCTTTTTTTCTGGCATGTGGTTTTGTCATACTAGCTGCTAGTAACTCTCTGTAAAAGAGAAATGCAGCGACTTTCCACCGTGTAGGCTGACTGCTGCGTCTTAACGAAAAAGGTCTGGACAGCCTCTCTCCCATGCATGTGCGTCTTGTGTGTGTATCATGTAGCAGACAAAAGAGAGCTAACAAAGACAGAGTGGCGAGAAAGCTCTGCTTCTCGTCGTATAATAGTCGTCAACAGCCTAGATTATTTTCAAACGGGACAAACTCCATCGCGTAAAAATCATCAGACATCACTGACAACTGAATGCTACCATGCAGCGCTTCCGGGGCGACGGGCACCACGACCGTGGGCGGCGCGACGACGGGCACCCTGAGCCCCGGCGTGGGCACCGGGTTCAACGGCACGGGGATGGGCGGCAGCGGCCTGGGGCCGGCGGGCACCATGGAcggcgccgcggccggcctGCTCCCCGGCGTCCACCCGGccgccttcctcgccgccgccatcctctCGCTCCTAGCCCTGCACTAGCTCCCCCCCTCCTCCGTTCTCATCAGCTCCGCCCTCTCGTCCAGCAGTTCTCTGAACTACATCGACAAAGGAGGAATGGAATGGGAATTGGTTGGACGGCTCCAGTTTGTGGCATCGGTGGTTGGGGTGTATTTTTGGCGCCTTCTCAGCATGCTGGTGTATGATTTGATCTCATTCGGTGGTGGGGTGGCTGTCTCTGTCCTGCTCCTGCAAGGACCATTGCCTTTCTTGCTCCTTTTGTTTGGTCACTACATACAAGAGTTGTCGCTAGCCTCTTTCCTTTCTGTGCTCTCCTTGTTTCGTGATTTGCCTGTAACTAAATGTAGAGGAAGCCAATGGCTTTCATTCCGGATTTGTCTGTGGATGATCTTAGGTCTCTTTCCGTCGTGTACCTCTCTATTCCTTTCCTTGTTGGCGGTGGTTGCTGGCCTCGCAGAATATGTTTATTTGTATGTAGTACATGTGCATATAGATTGGAGAATCTTGGGCCTCTGAATTTGGTGTCGACCTTGATGTGGCCACGTGGATCGGGCGACCCAACACTTTAATTAGGGAATTGTTTTGAcgcaaaaaaaaatatttttttaaaaaagatagGAAGGCTGGACATGCTGAGTTCCATGAAGTTTCTTTTCCAAGGACCTGAACCCACAAGGTTGTAGTACATACTTGTAGCCGGCGTGCCTGAAGCGAGGCGCAACGCTTTGCGGAGTGGCGTCGTTGGGCAGGAGGGGCCGTCCAGGAAAGCGAagcaggccggcggcggcggagtgtcGGTGGGTGGTCGGAGCGGAAGCTGCCTGGCTTCCTTGCTTGCAACCAGTGCTGCTCGCTTCGTTTCCACGAAGCAGGcaggcacgcacgcacgcacggccGGCGGGCAACTACCCGATCCAGATTATCCAGAGCGCTGGCACGGCGCTTTCCGCGTTACCTAACACGGTTCGAGACAAATCCCGACGCTTATGGTatctctttttttaaaaaaaaaaagaaaaaaaaggaaagccTGCATCGTCTCTCGCTCTCTTGTGGTCGATCATCGGACCCATGTGACGCCTTCCAGTTCGTTCAGCATAGTGCGACTACGATGCTGGGCCGACCAGGGGCCAACTAGCCGACCTTGGAACTTGGCTCCGTAGGAAGGAAAGATTCGCCTTTTCTTCCATGGGCCTGGCCCAAAGCTTCACCAGGCTCCGAGTGGCTTTCTCACCGCACCAAGGGGGAAAGCCTATGTATCTTGCACAATATTTAGGCTATTCtaatctctatctctatctttATCGGGTCTAATGAATTATTTCGAACATTCTTTTCCAAAGGCATGACCGTTCCGTGTATTTTAGATGGATTCTTTCAATACCCCTTTTTGTTTTAGAAAATTCTCTCAAAACTTATAACTACAGCTATTTAACATTTCATTCTACATGCTCGCTGGTAGCAGCCTAGCAGGACCGCAGGAGTCTTTTCCAGGAAGGGTCCAAGTCTCCAAGACAAACCTAGATTCCGAGAAATCCCAAAAGCcacaggaaaaaaagaaaaggaaagatctGAGAAGCTTCAGCTTGAGTTCTTGAATCTTGACCCAACTCGCAAGCAACACGACAAAGGCGCGCGAGGACAGCCTTCGTCCTCGCCGTTTCGCTCCCCGCTCCCTCCCTCCCGCCCGCATCACTCCCAAGCCGATCGAAACCCTAACCCGCCCGACCTCCCCTAGGCTGTAGGCTCCCAGGCACTCCCCCTCGCGATGTCGGACGTCACCGCCGACTCGGCGcagagccgccgctcgccgcccccgCCATCGCCGGCGCCGTCGATGGCGCGCTTCCAGCAGCAGCCGAGCGGGCGCCAGGCGCCCCCGCCGGGCGCCGACCCCTTCGCCTTCGGCGTCGTCGCCTTCATCGGCATCTGCTTCGTCTTGGTGAGTGATGACCTTTGACCTCCCCAGCCTCCCTAATCCCCGCCTGTTTCCTTATCTGTTTCGCCCGATCGCGAGTAGGTGGATGTCTAATCGCGCGTGCGCTCCTGATCGGCTGGTCCTGGGGGTCGGTCGGTGGGGCTGTGGTGTGGATTCGAAGTGGGACCTTGGGGGTTAAATGGTTACTGGTAGGTCGTTGGGGTTTAGGTTTGGTGCTGATTTGGTTGAGTTCCCATATGGACGTATGGGTCATCACATTGTGTGTAAGTGATGCATATGCCTGAATTGGCTGGGAAAGTGATATGATCAGAGTGGTCTTGGTCAGGGGCGGAGCCAGAAATGGAGTTGGGCCGGGTCTGAACCAATGGAGATTGATCTGATGTATGAGTTATATAGACTAATTTGGAGATGCATGGACTGGTTTTCACTATATACAACATGGAAGTTAATAGAGTTTTGTGGGCTGGATCCGGGCTGCAGCACCCCCCAGCCCGGTTCTTAGATCCGCCCCTGCTCTCGGTTATCCATTGACCATTGCATCTGCTAAAACGAGTTCATGCTTGTGCCTTTTAAGTAGCTTGCCACATTTGTTAGGGGAACTGTGATTTTAGATACTGCTTGATGCTCCTAACGTCCACATGTTTAGCACCAACACACTTCATCCTGCTGCCTGTTGGGGTATCTTTTATGCACCAGTTTGTAACTATTGACTGTATGGGCCTGTTCACCATTTCCATCTTGTATTAATCTTAGTGAAAAAGAATATGAAGATGATATGGGACTGCACCTTACCATGTTCATTTAACCTATGGAGTGCCTTTATCTTAGGGTATAAATGGAGTCTGTAGAACAGCCATCACCCAAATATTTGTTCTTGTTAAATGTATCAAAGGATCTATTAAATGCGATACCATTTGGAGATCAATTTATTTGAAGCGCATTGCCATTCTAAAGTTTAAAAGTGCAAAATGACATTAACTGCACTTCCTTAAGGCAATCAGCTGCATTATGGTCTTTTACTGGCTTTACATAGACATATTCTACTATTGGTTCAAAATGTTTATTTGAGCATGTTATTTGCCTATTTCTATGTGTATTTGGTGGGTGATTTATTTTAATCCAGTGACTTGCGTTACCCAGATTGGAATTTTATTAGTTTCACTGCCTCCACTACCTTACTATGTATTGGTTGGAGTAGCACTCAGAGTTCAAAACTCCGAAGGAAAGTTGATCTGCTACTGTACAGTGGATACATTTCTTTCTATAATTGAGGAAGCATACTATTGAACTCTTTAGTATTAACCTCGTGTTTTGGTAAATATGCAGATTTCACTCTCAGTTCCATCAAGCGTTCTGCATCAAGTTCCTGAAGGACATGTTGGGGTATACTGGAGAGGAGGTGCTCTTCTGAAGACAATCACTCCTCCAGGTACTTCCTTATTATTGTCAtgctccttttctttttgtttgaATGCATCTTCATTAACCTTTTTAATCTGCTTATAGGGTTTCATCTGAAGCTCCCTTGGATCACCCAGTATGAGGCAATACAGGTTACACTTCAAACAGACCAGGCAAGTGATGCTCTTTGCACTTTGTTTTTCATCCTATGTTTCCATTAATACTGTAGTTCAGTTCACCTGCAAATGTTCTGTTTATTCCACTCTAAAGAAAAGCCTGTTTCTCCTTATTTGTATCACACCTTGTTTGATTTTTAACATATAAATTGAAATGTTACTGTTTTCTATTTCAGACGAGTTAATGATATATTTAGATTTGATCCACTAAGGTTGCTAAACAAATGTGTTAGAAATATATTTATTCTGTTCGTGATGATAAACCAGGTCAGAGATATCCCTTGTGGAACAAAAGGTGGTGTTATGATAAGCTTTGACAAGATAGAGGTATAGTATTACCCTTCTTTTTATTATAACTTCTTTTGACAAAGACTATCTGTCTGTTTGTGAACTTCTTGACACTGACTGTTGCACATGCAGGTTGTGAACCGCCTCCGTAAAGACTATGTGCATGAAACACTACTCAACTATGGTGTGCACTATGACAAGACATGGATATACGATAAAATTCATCATGAGATAAACCAGTTCTGCAGTGCTCACAGTTTGCAGCAAGTTTACATTGACATGTTTGATCAGGTTGGTTAATTGTTTTAGTGAAACAACTTCTGACTGCCTTGTACACAGCCGTGCAATGTAGAAAACCTAATACCTGTATCTACGATTCACCCCACCTCTTCTGCCAAAATTTCAGATTGATGAAACAATGAAAGAAGCTATTCAAAGAGACTGCACACGCTATGCTCCTGGAATTGAAATCATCAGTGTTCGTGTTACAAAGCCAAATATACCTGGTAGCATTAGGAGAAATTTTGAACTTATGGAGGAGGAGCGTACAAAGGTATGTACTTCCAAGATACCAGATCACATGTTTCACCTGTTCTTTTCAAACATTCATGGGCAGTTCATGTGGACTGAAAAACTTCTAGTGTGATTGTTGAGGACAGAACTTGTGGAGTATTAAGGTCTTTGCAATAGTAAGCAATGGTTATTACAAGGTTTGAACAGTGAATAAATTTCTGTAATTGATAGTAGGGTTCTTGTTTTTCGCAATTAGCTGAAATGGGAAGTCACATAATTGAAGTTTGCTAGTTTCTGAGGTGATTCGTGGACACCTGTTTTGAGGGGCTGAACGCATATATGCCTAGTGGCACCTCAGTACTGAAGTTCCATTCATGTTTTTTTTTCTATTGTCTTAAAGCAGTTATGTTTATTTAGATCATCAAACTTTATTCAAACCATTTTATTCATCATTAGACAGATACCATACCACCGGATAGTTTAGTGAGGCTAACTTAAATACTTGAAGATAAAGTGCATGCCACATACTTACATGAATGAAATCATGTTGATTTAGAACTGCAAAAGCACAATGTTCATTTGAATCTACTTATCAGTTTGAGTTGAATGTATGTATCCTGTATGCTTATGCTATCTTCAATGCATAGGCACTTATCGCTATTGAAAAGCAAAAGGTAGCAGAGAAGGAGGCAGAAACACAGAAGAAGATTGCGCTATCTGAAGCAGAGAAGAACGCACAGGTGAGCAAGATCCTGATGGAGCAGAAGCTGATGGAGAAGGACAGTTCCAAGAAGCAGGAGCAGATTGATAACGAAATGTACCTTGCACGAGAGAAAGCACTGGCAGATGCAAACTACTACAGGCATGACTGGCACTATTATATTCCTTTTCGAAATTGTTCTGATCATACATCACGCCCTTTTGATACTTCTACTGATAGCTGCATTTGGTTTGGGCTGTGCAGGATCTTGAAGGAAGCTGAGGCTAATAGGCTCAAACTTACACCAGAATATCTTGAGCTGAGGTTCATTGAATCAATCGCCAATAACTCGAAGATCTTCTTTGGTGAAAAGGTACAGACTCCGGCTTCCTAGTTCCTATACTTGTTTTGCCGTGCTCGTATTTCCTGAAGTCGTGTGCTGAACTGTGAACTTCACTTCTCTGCAGATTCCAAACATGATCATGGATCAAAGGTTGCTTAAGAACTACCTTGATGATGTTTCGAGGAAGGACCATTCCGAATTATAGAAGCTCCTTTCCGTGAATCAGAAGCAGCACAGGCTATTTTTGTGACCCCACGTGGTAGATAGGATAGGAATCCCAGGAAGCCGCTAGGAAGCCACAGAAAGGAGGGGAGACATCAGGAGTCGCCCCTAAAGATGAGAACTGGCAGTTGGTCTTTATGCAAGAAAACCTTTGGTTTATTTTTTTTGTGTAGTGGTGTTAGCGTTAGCATAGATGGAGCAATCTGCAATCGGCTGACATTGATGCTACCATCAGACACTGTTGGGCTTGGACGTGTCCTAAACGGGTGGCTAAGGTCACTCGTTTCTACTCCGTCTATGTTATTACGTAATAAGTGCGGCTGGCAGGCTTCGCCTTTAGTTGTTAGCGTAATTATGTTACTAGTGTTTGGCGCGCGCAGGGCGTAGAGCCGTAGAGTTGCACGATTTTTTGCTGTGTCGCATACAAAATGATACAAATAAAAGGCTGGTAAGGCTGGTGAGAATATATAACATAACGTTAGGTGTCATTGTAACTTGACTTCTTGTACTTCAGCTTATATAATCAGTTTAGATCCGGTTCTCTGAAATACATCATTCTCTGCAACAAATACCATTGCAGTTCATATAGTCGATTCGATCAGTTGGGTTCAAAGCAACACAGAAATCACCAATAGGGGTAACGTGAGGCTGCAGAATTTATCCGAAGTCCGCCGGTGACCGGCAGAGACGAAGCACAACGTGCAGGTGCCACCGTAGCAGCATGCAAAACACGCGGCAGTGAAAGGGCCAGCAACACGTCCACAGCCAGACACAAGTGGTGCTGCCTGCAATACAAGCCCTCTTCCTCGTCGGAGAGGCCCGTAGCAGGGAAAAGAAACGCAAGAGCAGGAACAAGCCAAATAAAGAATCCAACAAAGGTACAGAGGAAAATCGCAAGCAGAGAACAAATCCCAGGAAAAAGAAACAAATCCAACCTCCATGGTAACAACGAGAGAGAACGGAGGCAGCAGAGACTTATCCCAGAAGGAAAAGGACCAGTCAATCGGCGCCGAATAACTACACTCTTATGCCCGAAGAATTTCCGGACCAACAAAGATATCGATTTACTGTTGATAAATAAAATTGAAATACGCGGCAACAACTAAGCTGTTATTCTGGAAGGAAAAGGAGACACGGTGGTAGTTTCTGACGTTTCCCTTCCTTACCGTCTTTTTTACCATTGTCTGCTCAGGTCATATGATCTCTTGATCCGCTCTGGCTTGATTTCCTCTTGATCCGTGCTGAACTTGGGCCGGCGTACGCGTCGTCAGTGTGTTCCCAGCGTTTCGACCTCCTGCCATTTTGTGTGCTTGGTTTATGAGTTGCCCATGTATTTAGGCTGAGTCATCCCCGCTATTATAGTGTTACGATAACTGTGACGTCGATGAGTCGTTTAATCTTATCACTCTTAGCCATTCGCATCAGGAGGCTACCAGCTGTCATCAGTGGCGGAGATGGGGGACGGCAGGGGCCATGGCCGCCCTGATGATCCAGATAAAAGAGTTTAGGTTAATGATTTTGACTAATTATGAATCGGTTAGGTCTCTTTTTAATAATTGGGACTTCTAATCATTAGAACCAAGCATCGTTAGATTTTTAATAGTTATTTTTTCTGTAGATAAGCTACACATTATGCTAAAATTGTAAAAGCACTATAGTTTATCATCTTTTGGCCATTTGTTGACATTGGTGAAATATAATTATCCATATTACATTACAATATAAAT from Panicum hallii strain FIL2 chromosome 9, PHallii_v3.1, whole genome shotgun sequence includes:
- the LOC112873610 gene encoding PLASMODESMATA CALLOSE-BINDING PROTEIN 2-like produces the protein METALALAAAVFLLSSTLAASEFCVCRSDQPVTALQKVIDFSCGDGADCSSILQGGGCYNPNTVAAHCSWAANSYYQNNKAKGATCDFGGAATISTADPSFSGCTFPSTASASGATGTTTVGGATTGTLSPGVGTGFNGTGMGGSGLGPAGTMDGAAAGLLPGVHPAAFLAAAILSLLALH
- the LOC112877831 gene encoding erlin-2-B; this translates as MSDVTADSAQSRRSPPPPSPAPSMARFQQQPSGRQAPPPGADPFAFGVVAFIGICFVLISLSVPSSVLHQVPEGHVGVYWRGGALLKTITPPGFHLKLPWITQYEAIQVTLQTDQVRDIPCGTKGGVMISFDKIEVVNRLRKDYVHETLLNYGVHYDKTWIYDKIHHEINQFCSAHSLQQVYIDMFDQIDETMKEAIQRDCTRYAPGIEIISVRVTKPNIPGSIRRNFELMEEERTKALIAIEKQKVAEKEAETQKKIALSEAEKNAQVSKILMEQKLMEKDSSKKQEQIDNEMYLAREKALADANYYRILKEAEANRLKLTPEYLELRFIESIANNSKIFFGEKIPNMIMDQRLLKNYLDDVSRKDHSEL